actctctctcccttcctgccACCCCAACCAATTCTTAAATAACCAGAAAAAGTGGGGACAAAAAACAGGCATAaaagtggagggaaaaaaagtaagccaaataaaattaaaacactggtagtaaaagaaaaaaacaaaacaaaaatctcaGGTCAGTCTCTCCCTCTAAAATTAAATAGAACTTGATTAGTAATGCCATCTTTCAGTAAAAAATTAGAAAATTCTTATACTACTCTTATTTTCATAGATAATTTTTTCTTTATGCCAGAACACAGGCAGCTTCCTCAAACTAAGGGATTCAATAAAGttcactgcagccttccctCAGTGGAAGCTAAAAGGGACTAAAGAGTTAAAATCATTAAGAGATTTCTATGGCCTTGCTAATAGATCTCAAAGATAAAGTCACAAAATTACCTTCTCTGTATTTCAGACAGGCACAGGTTCTAGAAGTATAATCCAGTGAATACTGGCAACAAATTCATCAAGTTAACAGGAAGATCAGAGTGAAGTAAGATGCAACAAACAGCAAAGCTCTAGAGACAAGTAACCTTATTTCTAATGGCAACTTCTAGGCAAAGGGAGATACTCCTGAATTCATAACTGCCTTGCAGATTTTGTGTCATATCTTAATATTCAATGTCAGAGAATAAAGTAAAATAGTTAATACAGAGAGGTTTTTCTCGCAATAAGCAGTATATATTACTTCAAAATGAAGAAGTATAACTTTATGTCTTTCAAGGAAAAATGTTGGGATTTTTCCTCTTACCATATCCTGTCATAGAGGTTCCACCACCACCATTCATtaagtttttattttcttctgccagtgcttTGACATATCTTTTACTTAGATCTAATATCTGTCCACGTAACTCAGCGCTGCTTTGGCGTCTTGGGTACTGGAAAGTGTAACGTAGCAACATCAATCCCCAAATGATTCCAAAAACTAGTAAAAACATACTTAGTTTCTGGGACATATTCTTCCTTGAAAACGTGAGAAACATGTCTGATGAAGGCCACGGGCGTCTCTTAATTTCAAGATAAGTTATTGAACTTAGCTTTGTCAAATTATATTACACattaaacaaaaccaagatTTCTATAAAGTGAAAAATCTTCTGACTGGATCATCTTGAATTCATCTCCTCATGTTTTACTTGGCCTTGATTCCTGAAATTTGTAAAATATCACTTGGTTATTCAAAACTGTCACAGCTGAGATCCAAGGACAGATAACAGTTTTCATAATCTAGCAAAAAACAGTTTACATCATCTAGCAAAAAGGTCCAGGCTGCACCCAGTAAAAGGTGCAGTCATCTTTCTCGTTTGGCTCATTTTGACCAATTTTTCTTCTCCAAATATCAAAGCTTCAATGCTTCTATGAATCACCTTAAGTGTTTTAAATACTGGAATTTGAACTAACGTTAAACCCAAATAGGTTGCAAACAGAATTAAATACCTAGAAGAGATCTGTGAAACACACAGCACATTTTGACTAGTCATACACTTAGATCTACACacaagaaattatttacatGATTCTAATTGCTCACTGAGAAGCATGGGACAAGTAAAACAAGCTAAAATGCAAAACTAAGTTCCTTGGTTGCTTAGTTCAAAGTTGGGCACCATCATTTACTGATTTTGTAtagtatatttttttctcttgctaatacctaaaataaataaaaacaaaattaacCAGCACAATGCATCCACTGTTAACCTTTTGTTACGACTTCAGAATAAAGTCTTACCATAGCAGCTGATTCTATTCTCTCAACAGATGAAGGTGtcgggagaaaaaaacaaacggTAGGAAGGCTTCAGCAGTTAAATGACAGATGTCCAGACAGTTTGAAGAAAAATGAGCCTAACATCTTCAGGGAGCTCTGTAGTGGGTggagataaagaaaaaaaaaaagtaaattaaataAAATGACATGCAAGACCAA
This genomic stretch from Pogoniulus pusillus isolate bPogPus1 chromosome 28, bPogPus1.pri, whole genome shotgun sequence harbors:
- the CCDC126 gene encoding coiled-coil domain-containing protein 126; protein product: MFLTFSRKNMSQKLSMFLLVFGIIWGLMLLRYTFQYPRRQSSAELRGQILDLSKRYVKALAEENKNLMNGGGGTSMTGYADLKRTIAVLLDDILQRLGKLENKVDYIVVTGSATNTTNGTSNQVPVTSNKRVKPASNIR